The sequence below is a genomic window from Sinorhizobium terangae.
GCTGACAAACTGCGCGTCTGCGAATTGCTAGGGTGGATCCCCCACGTCGCGCATGATCGCCCTATCATGCCGTCACGGACAGCTTCAATAGGTGTCGGTTAGAGCCTGCGGTTGTCGCGTGGGGCACTGCCGAGGGCCCGAAGTGCCGCCTCCAGAGCTTGGCTGGATAATTCGGGCCGAGCGGCTCGCTCGATAATGCCGCGTGTAACCTGCAGCCAAATGCCAACGACTATGTCGACGGCCAGTTCCGGGTCGCGCACTGTCACCTGGTCTTGTGCAATAGCCTCGGCAAGATCGACTTTAAGATCAGCGCGCACAGTGCGGCCGAACTCGTTCGGCCTTTGCGAGGTCTGAACGACTAACCGCGCCCATTCATTGTCAGAAATCGCTTTTTCCAAGGATTGCGTGAAGGCGAAAGACAGGCGCGCGATCGGGTCCCGCAGCTTGGCCCGGGCGGGTGTCAGCAGTTCGTCGAAACTCCGTCCCAGTTGCAAACCTACCGCCGCAACCAGTTCGTCGACGTTGTTGAAGTGATAGTAGAAAGTGCCCTTGGCGACCCCTGCTGCCTCTGCAACCGCATCAATGGTGAGCGCAGCCCCTTCGGCAAGCAACGTCGCCCCCGCTTCGAGGATATGCGCCCGCGTCCGAGCCCGTCGGTCGCGTCCGATTTTTGCTCTTCGCGCAAGGTTAATCTTCGCCATTCGCCATCCCGTCTTGCATCTCAGGCGCAATTTCGCATTGACTAAATAGTCGAAATGACGCTAATGTTCAATTGAATTTGCCGAGGGCTGCCTGTCTGGCTTATTACACATCCCCTGATGATTACCCATGTGTGAGGTTTATCGATGCCATCCCTTCTTCACGTCGATTCCAGCATACTCGGCGATAAATCGGTCAGCCGCGCACTTTCAGCGGCGGTGGTCGCACGCCTCAAGAATCTCGATCCGAAAATTGAGGTGACATATCGCGACCTCGCGGCTCACCCGATCCCGCACCTCTCGGGCGGTTACGTGGGCGTCGTCAGGGGAGGCTTGGAAGCCGGCCATGATGCTGCACTTCAGGCCGACCTTGAACTCGGCGGAAACGTTCTAGAAGAGTTTCTGGCAGCCGAAACGGTCGTACTCGGGGTAGCCCAATACAATTTCAGCGTGCCCAGCCAACTGAAAGCCTGGATCGATCGCATCGCAGTCCCAGGCAAGACATTCCGCTACACCGAAAAGGGGCCTGAAAGCCTGGTGGGCAACAAGCGCTTGATCATAGCTCTGGCGCGTGGCGGCTTCTACGGACCGGGTTCTCCCGCCGAGAATTTCGAGCACACGCTGACGTATTTGAAGAGCGTGTTCGCCTTCATCGGCATCGCCAATCCTGAGGTCATCGTCGCCGACGGCGTCAACGTGAGTTCCGAACAGCGCGAGTCCTCTCTGAAGGAGGCAAAGGCGCAGATAGCTGGCCTGGAGGCGGCATAAGTTATATCACCAACGGGGGTGCGCTGATTGGCGTTCGAGAGAGATCGTTCCCTGCAAATCGCGGCGGGGAGGACGTATGTAGCCCTCCGATCCGTGGCGCGAACCGGATGCTGCCCGTAAGGCTCCCTTTACCATCGACCTCCTAACCTCGTTTGGGAACGTGATTGTGCGCCAAAGGCGCGCCCGCCATGAACGCGGGAAACAAGTCCCGGACGCCATGACTTCGCGCAGCGACCGGTCCAATCCTCCATGACCCCATTTGATCATGTCACACCCAGGGAAGTTTCGCGGATGAAAACGGAATGCGTCGCCAGCGGCAATGAGGACATTGCCGGCCGTCTCAATTTCATGGCACTCGATGACGCCGCCAGGAAGAACCTCAAGGCGCTGAAGCCGATCTTGCAAAAGGAACTCGGGCCTGCGCTCGACCGGTTCTACGCCAAGGTGCGACAGACACCGGAGACGAACGCCTTCTTTTCCTCCGACGGGCACATGAACCGAGCGAAGAACGCTCAGCTTGGCCATTGGGGAAATATCATCGACGCCAATTTCAATGCGGAATATGGAGCGAGGGTTAAGGCCATCGGCCAGGTGCATGCCAGGATCGGTCTCGATCCGCGCTGGTATATCGGCGGCTATGCGCTAATCGCGGAGCATCTAGTCGGCGAGGTCGTGAAGGCGCATTGGCCGAAGGCGGGCGCCTTTGGCCGCCAAAAAACCTCCG
It includes:
- a CDS encoding TetR/AcrR family transcriptional regulator — translated: MLAEGAALTIDAVAEAAGVAKGTFYYHFNNVDELVAAVGLQLGRSFDELLTPARAKLRDPIARLSFAFTQSLEKAISDNEWARLVVQTSQRPNEFGRTVRADLKVDLAEAIAQDQVTVRDPELAVDIVVGIWLQVTRGIIERAARPELSSQALEAALRALGSAPRDNRRL
- a CDS encoding FMN-dependent NADH-azoreductase; translation: MPSLLHVDSSILGDKSVSRALSAAVVARLKNLDPKIEVTYRDLAAHPIPHLSGGYVGVVRGGLEAGHDAALQADLELGGNVLEEFLAAETVVLGVAQYNFSVPSQLKAWIDRIAVPGKTFRYTEKGPESLVGNKRLIIALARGGFYGPGSPAENFEHTLTYLKSVFAFIGIANPEVIVADGVNVSSEQRESSLKEAKAQIAGLEAA